The stretch of DNA GGGGCTAGAGCTTGAAAATAAAACCGGGATTAATCCGTTTAAATACGGGCTTATTGGCTCGACAAACTCGCACACGGCGCTCGCGACAGGCGACGAAAGCAATTTTTTTGGTAAACATAGCGACGGTGAACCAAGCGCAGAGCGCGCGTCCAAAGGTGACGGCCTGTCCGAAGTATCGCGTATGGGCTGGCATTATCTAGCGGGCGGATACGCCGCCGTCTGGGCGAAGTCCAATACGCGCGAAGACATCTTTGATGCCATCATGGCCAAAGAAGTCTACGCCACAACTGGCCCTCGGATTGCCCTGCGTATGTTTGGCAGTTGGGAGTTTTCTGACACTGACGCGCAGGCTTCAAACTTTGTTGATATTGGCTATGAAAAAGGCGTGCCCATGGGCGGCGATCTGTCAAACCCACAAGACAAAAACAAAGCTCCAACCTTCCTCATCAACGCCTTAAAAGACCCTATTGGCGCAAATTTAGACCGCGTCCAAGTCATCAAAGGATGGCGAGATAAGGACGGTGCGTTACAAGAAAAAATATATGACGTCGCCTGGTCAGACGACCGAACATTTGACGCATCTGGTAAATTACCCGCTGTTGGAAACAGCGTTGATTTATCAAGTCCAAGTTTTGAGAACTCTATCGGCGATGCAGAATTACGCACTGTTTGGACAGACCCCGACTTTGACCCCGATGTGCCTGCATTTTATTATACGCGAGCGATTGAGATTCCTACCCCACGTTGGAATGCCTATGACGCCGTGCGTTACGGCGCAAAAATGCCAGAAGGCGCCGTCATGGTCACGCAAGAACGCGCCTATAGCTCGCCGATATGGTATCACCCAAAATAATAAACTGAGTGCATTCACATGACGACCAAAACATTGAATAGCCCAAAATTTTCCTCATTTTGGCGACTTCCCCTCCTGCATTTCACTTTTCTTGGACTTTTGATATTTGCGTGGGACGCCATGCGCGAACAGGCACCGTCGGATGATAGCTATTCGATTGTCGTGACCGTTCCGCAAGTCGAACGCATGGTCGGGCTTTGGACAAAGACGTGGGGCCGTCCCCCGTCCGATCAAGAGTTGCAAGGCCTTGTGCGCGATCACATCAAAGAAGAAATTTATTACCGCGAAGCGCGCCGTTTGGGACTAGAACAAAATGACGTGGTGATACGTCGTCGTCTGCGTCAAAAAATGGAGTTTCTCTCCGCCGATATAATTGATGATGTCATCCCTGACGAGGCCACACTGCGGGCCTATTATAACGCTAATCAGCGAAAATACTCGCAAAGTGCGGTCTTTGACATTGATCATATATATTACAAAGCCAACCAAAAAAGCCGCGCCAAAACAGACCTTGTTACGCTTAGCCTATCTGGCCGTTCCGACAGCATGGGAGACAGCATTGCTTTACCCCCGACCTTAGACGATGCCGATGAAAGACAAATCGCGCGCGTATTTGGATCGCAGTTCTGGACAGAAATCCAAAACTTGCCCGAAGGGATATGGCGAGGCCCGGTAGAGTCAGGTTTTGGCCTTCATCTTGTTAAAATAAATAAGACAGATGACGGTGGCCCACGCCCGTTTGATAGCGTGAAAGACGCCGTCGCCCGCGATTGGCAATCCGCTGAAAAGCTAAAAGCACAAAACAAAAGTTTTGAGACGCTGATGTCCAATTACAACATTGATATTGAAATGCCGTCTGAATAATGCGGGCGTTGTTTTTTGTAATCATCATCGTTCTTTCCTGGTTTTCCAATGCAGCCATGGCGCATGAAATACGTCCCGGCTATTTAGAAGTGAACGAACACGTCGTCACCGCCTCTGATACGACTACATTCTCCTATGATCTTGTCTGGAAAGCCCCTATCCGTATGGGCGTGCCACTGGCGGTATCACCAGAATTTCCGACTGATTGCGTTCTGTCCTCAAATGTTGAGCGTAAAAATAGCGGTAACGCCGTGATTAGCCGTTATGGCGTATCCTGCGACACGACGATTAGAGGCAGCGTGATTTCGTTCAACGGATTGGACGCCACACTCACAGACGTTCTGGTGCGGTTTCAGCCCCATGCTGGCAAACAGCAAACTTTGCGCGCGACAGCCAGCACACCCTTTGTCACGCTTGCGGTCAAACCATCCCGCTGGGATGTTGCTCAAACCTATTTTATTTTGGGCGTTGAGCATATCTGGTTTGGCTTTGATCATCTTTTATTTGTTCTAGGCTTGGTTTTATTAATCACAGGCGCACGGCGCATTATCGAGACCATCACCGCCTTCACCCTCGCCCATTCTGTGACTCTAATCGCAACGACCTTGGGCTGGGTCAGTTTACCTATTGCGCCTGTAGAGGCTGTAATTGCCCTCTCTATAGTTTTTTTAGCGACAGAAATAATTGCTAAACACCCAAATGAAGACCGCTTTGCAGAACGCTACCCTTGGATTGTTGCTGCTGCATTTGGCCTTTTACACGGATTTGGCTTTGCCAGTGCGCTGTCAAATATAGGTATGCCAGAGCAAGATGTACCAACCGCGCTTCTGACATTTAATCTTGGTGTTGAATTTGGTCAGCTAGCCTTTGTTGCTGTTTTATTAATCGCTTTATTCGTCATTCAAAAAATGAAGATACGCCGCTTTACAGAAATTGCAGCGAGCTATTACATCGGAGCCCTAGCTATGTTCTGGCTCATTCAACGCGTCATTTAAGAGAAATGTAAGTGGTGCGTTCAAATGATGCTGTCAAATTATACTGCGGCAGAAACGTCGCCTATTCACCGTTGCTATGTTCCAACTAGGGCAGCCAGAGCCGCCAATTTATCCGCATCTCCGGCTGGTTTATCCCACCGTATACGATGGATGCGTGGAAACCGAAGGGCGTAACCGGATTTATGCCGCGGGCTTTCGTGGGCGCTATCAAAGGCGACTTCAAAAACGAGCTCTTTTTTGACCTCTTGAACAGGGCCAAAGCGTTGCAATTTATGGACTCTAATCCATTTATCGATGTCTTTCATTTCTTCATCTGTAAACCCGAAATAGGCTTTACCAATCGGCAGTAAACGCCCATCATCATGCCACAGGCCAAAGGTATAATCCGAGTAAAAGGATGACCGTTTACCGTGTCCGCGCTGCGCATACATCAGAACGGCGTCGAGCAAAAATGGCTCTCGTTTCCATTTATACCATGCATGTTTTGGCCGCCCAGCAACATAGCTGGACGTCTTATCTTTTATCATAATGCCTTCTATAAGGCCGCCCGTTTGCGTCGCATCGTCTCGTAATTTTGAGAGGTCATCAGGGGTCTGAAAGTCTAGCACGTCGGATAAGGAAAATCGGTTTTCGTTTTGAGACGCAATGAGAGCTTCTAATTTTGCCCGACGTTGAGCAAGCGGCAGAACTTGTAGGTTTTCAGCACCATGCTGCAATATATCATAGGCCATCATATGCGCCGGTAATTTGTTCATCAGCGCTTTGGTTGGGGCCTTCTTATTCAGCCGCTGTTGCAAATCATTAAACCGTCCGATTGTGCCGTCCACATGGATCAGCAATTCCCCGTCCAAGACGCCGTGAAAATTAACGGCCTCTAGCAAGTCAGGGAAGCTTCGGGATATATCATCGCCTTTCCGCGAAAACAGTTTGGCCCCGTTTTCATTAGACGCGATTTGCACGCGGATACCATCATATTTCCATTCTGCCTGATGCGTCGTCGGACTAATGCGAGCGAAGTCTTTGTCTTCGATAGGATGCGCCAGCATAACGGGGGAATAGGTCAAAACATCGGAAATATCGGGGATATCCCCTGCCCCGTCTATCCACGCAAATAGTGTCTGGTAAGGCGCCTCTATGCCGTGCCAAAGCGTCTCTATGACTTGAACATCGACATCGTTCATATTGGCAAGAGTGCGCTTTACCGAACGTGCAGACATACCAATACGCAGCCCACGCGTTCCAAGCTTTAGCAAAGCCCAACGTTGCGGCGGCGTCATATTATCCAGAAGCTCTGCGAGATAATCCTTAATCCCGTCTTTGTCGCGCGCGCGGAATTCTGTGATAACGTCGGACAAACTTGGTAGACGGTTAAGGCGTTTGGCATCATCATTTGGGCGCCAAGCCAGCGCAACCGTTTCTGATAATTCGCCCACATAATCGCGGGATATGTCGAATAAAAACGGAGCCATTCGCTCTGCCATCATCGTCTTGGTCAGATTACGTTTGAACAGATCAAAACGGAGCGTGCCCGCAATGGCCGCCAAAGCCCAGCCGCGGTCTGGGTCTGGCGTTTCCAAAAGATATGTCGCGAGTATTGCCTCTTTGGCTTTGGTAGAATTTGTAAAATATAAATCATCGAGTAATTGCGAGAAGCGCTCCATTAATCCGCCTCCTCGTCTCGCCCGATAAGGTTAAGCGCTTTGGCATTAATACCGCGCGCACGCAGGGCATATTCAAGGGCCTCCACCCGGCCGTGAGTAATCCAAACATCGGGCGCACCCGTGGCAACAGCCGTTTCAATAAGGTCATCCCAATCCGCGTGATCAGAGACAATCAGCGCCATTTCCGCGCGTCTTTGTCGTGCCCTTGCGCGGATTTGCATCCAACCCGATGCCATAGTCAGCAGAGGGTCGGGCATACGCCGCGACCAACGGTCTGCGAGAGCTGACGGTGGGCAAAGCACAATTTTACCCCGCAGCATATCCCGGTCTTTCACAGATATTTCCGATACGGGTATCCAGTCACCAAAGTCAAAACCATAACTTTCATAAAGCTCGGTCAGTTTTTTTAAGGCCCCATGAATGTAGAACGGATATTCATATCCCGCAGCGCGTAAGGCCAGCATAACACGTTGGCACTTTCCCAGCGCGTAAACCCCGACCATATGAGTGCGGTCTGGCAGGGTCGTTAATGACCGCATTAATTTGGCAATTTCGTCTTCTAATGGGGGATGTTTAAAAACGGGTAGGGCAAAGGTGGCCTCTGTCACAAAGACATCACACGGTACGACTTCAAACGGCGGGCATGTCGGGTCAGGATGACGTTTAAAATCACCAGAGATAACAACCCGCTTGCTGTCATATTCTAACACAGCCTGCGCAGAGCCCAGAATATGACCTGCGGGAGCCAGCCACAGTGTCACACCCTTGCCCAAATCTTGCCGTGTCCCGTAAGGTAGCGGCACGCCACCCGCAACGGAAGCCTCTTGATAACGGGTTCGCATGATATCAATCGTCTCTGGCGTTGCGAAAACGGCTCCGTGGCCTGCGCGCGCATGATCTGCGTGACCATGGGTGATAACCGCGCGGTCAACTGCGTCATGCGGGTCAATGAAGCAATCCGCTGGGGCGCAATACAGGCCCTGCGGTTTTACTTGCATCCAATTCTCAACCGAGGCGTTCATCAATACGTATCCAGTCTTTAACCCACATAGGATTATGCGCGCCAACTTACATACGACAAACGCATCATTAATGGATGATGTTCCCAAAGCTTTTCAGGATTGGTTTACAGGCCAAGGCTGGGCGCTGCGCGATTATCAAGCCTATATGGTGGGGGCTTACGCGCGGCGCGAAGACACTCTTTTGATTGCGCCGACGGGCGGCGGTAAAACACTGGCGGGGTTTCTACCCAGCTTGATAGATCTGTCGCTGAAGCCAGCGGTGCACCCTGCAAAACTCCATACACTTTATATCTCTCCCCTACGGGCACTAACTAATGACATTGAACGCAATCTAATGCGCCCCGTTGAGGACATGGAGCTGCCGATAAAAATCGGTGTCCGCACGGGGGACACCAAACAATATCAACGCGCAAAACAACGCAAAACGCCGCCCGATATTTTACTGACAACACCTGAGAGCCTCATGCTGCTTTTATCTTATGAAAACGCGGCGGACTATTTCGCAGACTTACAGACCGTGATTATTGATGAGTTGCACAGTTTCGCAACCAACAAACGCGGGGATTTCACAAGTCTTGCGCTCGCGCGACTAAGAACCCTGGCCCCAGATCACATTCGCTTTGGTCTATCAGCGACGATTGCCAAACCCAAGGATGCCGCCGCGTGGTTAGGCGCAAGTGGGACCCCCGCAGCACTCCATAGCGTAGAATCAGCCGCCAAACCCAAAATTGATATTTTAGAACCAACCGTCAAATTTCCGCTGGGCGGTCATAATCCACGCTTTGCTGTGGCCGATATCTACGCACAAATTAAACAGGCGAAAAGCGTTATTGTGTTTGTAAACACACGCGCACAGGCAGAATTGTTGTTTCAACATCTATGGCAGGTCAATGATGATAACCTCCCCATTGGGCTTTATCATGGGTCGCTATCGCGAGACCGCCGCCAGAAAACGGAAAACCTGATTGCGGAGGGGCATTTGCGGGCCGTTGTCTCAACATCCGCGCTAGAGATGGGCATTGATTGGGGTGATGTTGATATGATCCTGCAAATCGGTGCGCCCAAGGGAGTAAGCCGCCTATTACAACGCATTGGGCGGTCTAACCACCGCCTGGACGAGCCGTCAAAAGCGGTCATGGTGCCGACTAATCCGCTAGAGGCCGTCGAATGTGCAGTTGCCATTCAGGCCATTGAGCGCGGTGACCGTGACGGCGAAGATTACCGCACGGGTTCCATGGATGTCATTGTCCAATATATCGTCAACCGGGCCTGTTCAGGCAAAGTCAAACCGCGCGAATTGCTCGCAGAAATCCGCAGTGCAACACCTTATTCAAAGTTGAAAAAAGCGGACTTTGATGCGCTATTGCGCTTTGCGGAAGACGGCGGTTACGCACTTAAGACATATGAGCGGTTCCACCGCCTTAAGAACAGCTCACGCGGATATGCCATTGCAACACAAGCACAAGCGCGTCGTCACCGTATGAATATCGGCACCATCGTTGAATATGCCAAGTTAAAAGTGCGCCGTATGGCAAGCCCCATATCAAAACGGGGTCGCGTTGTCGGCGAGATTGAAGAACGTTTCGTCATGCATCTTAACCCCGGCGATACGTTTATATTTGCTGGCGAAGTGTTAAAATATCACGGCGTCAGAGAGATGGCGATACAGGCCAGCCCCGCACGTCGCGCGCGGCCAAAAGTGCCTGCCTTTGCGGGCGGTATGATGCCGTTATCAAGCTATTTGGCGGACGGGGTAAGAACAATGGTGTCTAGTCCGTCCCATTGGAGCGGATTGCCTAGCCAAATTCAAAACTGGTTGAAATTGCAATCAGATTTTTCTGCGCTGCCCAAGGCACAAGGTGTATTAGTCGAAGCATTTTTTGACCGCGATGATCACGTCATTGTTCTGCACAGTTTTGAAGGCCGTAAAGTTAATCAAGCGCTAGGTTTTCTGCTTACCAAACGCATGGAAAAGGTCGGGCTAAAACCGTTGACCTTTAGTATTACAGATTATGCTCTGACAATTACATCGCTAGAGCCCGTGAACAACATTCATGCCCTTCTGACGCCAGACATTTTAGATGACGCATTGACCGAATGGATTATAAATTCCCCCATGGTGAAGCGGTCATTTCGTAAAATTGCAACAATTGCGGGGCTGACAGAACAACGTCTGCCTGGTGCGCAACGGTCTATGAAGCAGGTCACATTCAGCACAGATTTAATATATGATGTTCTCATGAAATATGAGCCTGATCACATTTTACTGCGTATCGCGAGGGAAGAAGCCGAGCGTGACCTTTTAGATATTGATCGTTTACGGGACTGGATGATGGATATTCAAGGAAAAATAGAGGTGAAAATTCTTCCCCATGCGTCCCCTTTGTCTATTCCCTCAATGTTGCAATTGGGTCGCGAACATATTCAAGGCTCCGCAGACAAAGCTCTATTAGAACAAGCGTCCGTGGATAGAGGTCAGGCGCTACTCTCTGACGTGCAGCACTCACTTAATGAAATGGTGCAACCTCGTGCCAAATAAGGTCATCCATCAAACACAAGCGGGCGAAATTATTTTCGACGGGCGGAAGGTTGCGTTTCTACCAAAGTCCAAGACACTCCTGGTCGCAGACCTTCATTTTGAAAAAGGCAGTTTTTTGCAAATGAACGGCCACGCACCATTGCCTGCCTATGACACCCAAGACACGATTAACGCCTTAGCCGCGGTGATTTCTGACTATGAACCCAGCCACGTCGTCGCTTTGGGGGATAGTTTCCACGATATTGATGCGGGCCTGCGTTTATCCGAAGGCCATAGCCGGGCCATTAATGATATGATTAAATCTTTGCCAGAGTTCACATGGATACTCGGCAATCACGACCCTGATATTCCGCAAAGCCTGCTTGGGCAGCAACAAGACCATTTAACCATTGACGGGTTTTTATTGACCCATCTGCCGACAGGTGGCGCCGAGAGCGTGAATATTTGCGGGCACTTGCATCCCAAAGCAAAGATAAAGCTACGGCGGCGGCATTTATCGAAGCCCTGTTTTGCCTGTTCTGACGACAGGATAATCATGCCGTCATTTGGCACCTATACAGGTGGTCTGTGGGTGACCCACACCGCCATTACAGATGTGTTGAATGCGCCGGCCCAATATTACGCCACGGACGGCGAGGATATTTTTCAATTAAGCGAAAACTCTGTGCAAGCTTACCCAAGCTTATAACCAAAAATAAAAAAGGGGCACTGCGAACAGCACCCCTTTAAATTTGATTAGGTGACGACCCTAGAAAGTGTAGCTACCACCAAAGATGATGCGGCGATCAGGCAATCCAACGAAACATGTTGGGCCTTCTTTCGTAGCACATTTTTGGATGATGCCTGATTTAGTCAGGTTCGTCGCTTCTACGCCGATATTGAAGTTATCAGTAACGTCATAGTTGATAGAAGCGTTAAGCTGTCCGCGCGCTAATGTGTGCACAGGGAAGCTGAGTGTTGAACTACCCGATGTGTTAGCACCACCGCCAAAGTCATTTGTACGGAAGCTTGAACGCCATGTGTAGCGTGCGCGAGCCTGTAGACCATATTTCTCATAGTAACCTGTAATATTATAGGCTGTTTTAGAGAAATCCAGGAGGCCGCGTGGAACGCTGAGCGGTCCAAGAACGGTTAAGCCGCGACCCGATGTTGTATCAACCACAGTACCACCAGAGAACTTCTGAAGCGTCAAGTTACCAGCCGCACCAAAGCCTGATGCCCAACCGAGACGGTCTTCAAAAGACGACAGGTCATATTGAAGCGCCATTTCAACGCCAGACTGTGTTGTGACAGACGGATCATTACCCGGCTGCGTGAAATCTACACAGAGACCAGTTGAGTTTGGATCACCAAGCACATTTGGCTGAACTGTCGGGTTGAAGAAACCAGAAGAACAGTTCGGGCCAGACTCGCGAACCAAGTCACTTGTGCCGTTCAGACCGTTCACATCATTGACGTCAGCAACAAGGGCGGCGCCTTCGAAGTTCTGACCAAAGATGTTTGTGCGGTCTTTTGTGAAGTAACCAATACTAAAGACAGCTGACGGGGCGAAATACCAATCAGCAGAGACATCAAACGACGTCACTTCTTCTGGCTCTAAACCTGGGTTACCAAGGCTAACAGCTGAGTTTTCTTGGTTGTCCAAGGTAAAGCCAGACGCCAGTGAACTAAAGTCAGGACGGCGTACGTCTTTACCATAGCCAAGGCGCAGAACGACTTCGTCAGACGGCGTTGCAACCAAGTTGAAACGCGGTAAGAAAAACTCATAGCTACCGCTTGTTGTTTCCAACTGACGTGCAGCACCGTTAATGGATGGCGCATAGCCCGTTGAATCGATATCAGTAGAGATATAACGAAGACCCAAGTTACCGCGGAAGATACCGCTGGCAAAGTTGGCTTGGCCGTAAAGCGCCGTCGTTTTTTCACTAATATCACGATAAGCGTTCAAATCTTCTGACAAGTTGAGCGTCAAATCACCATCGGCATTTGGGTTCGCAAGACGGTGCGCGGCCAGCGCGGCTTCCAGTGAAGCCAAAACTGCGTCTGGATCAGAGAATGAGAGATCCGGGTCAACAAGCAGGAAGTCACTGATAAACAAGTCGCGTCCGTCCGCATCACCAAAGTTATCGGGACCAACAACAAGGATATCAGAGAACGCTGAGCCGCGAGGCGCATCTTCTGCCTGGCTAAACCCGCCAATACGGTCATCGATATCAATAAATTCATGTGTTGATTTGTTGAAACGAATACCCGCTTCGACAGATGTCAAATAGTCACCAAATTTGCTGTCTGTAAAGTCATAGGCAACGTCAAGACGCGCTGCGCTTTCGGCGTTGTCTGTTGTATTACGACCCACATCGACCTGATCCAGCATCACATTGTCTGGGTTCGTTAGATCGGCAAGTGACGGCGCAGTTGGCGAATCAAAGTTGATACCCCACTGAATTTGATCATTGCGCAAATCATAACGGAATGGTGTGCAGTTATCATTCCGGCTGTCGACATTGATACAGTTCGGGTTGATAAAGTTGACTGTCGTGTTGAATGTCGGCGTCGACGAGTCAGCAGATGATGTAGCCAGTTCGGCTGACACGTCCCAGTTACCACGGGTCCATTCGCCGCCTAATGAGAAGATTTGACTGTCAGTGACACGCGCCGCAGTTTCGCTCGAAAAGCGCAGGTTACCATCGTGATCTGTTGGACCAGGTTCGATAATACCAACCAGCGCACCTTCTAGGACAGGACCACCAATCGCGGTGTAATCCAGCGTTTCAAATTCTGTTGGCGCGTTTTCAGGACGGGTTCTTAGGCCCGAAATACCAGACGCCTGTAGACGGTACTGGTCACGGCTGCGCTCTTGATTATTGATAATCGCAGACGCCGTAAGCGTAAGCTCTTCATTCGGTGCCCACTCAACAGTCGACGCCAAGTTTAGAGTTTCGTAGTCATCGTTCTCTTGTTCCTGAACAAGGAACTGAACACCTTGATAGGCTGTAGGGCCGACCGCTGGATTGACAGTCAGGTTATCACGGTCAACGCGCGGACGGAAAGAAACAGCTTCCTGTTCAGTGTAGCTACCCGTGATAACAACACCAATTTCACCGCCGCCAGTGTCCCAGCGGTTACCAAGTGCGCCAGAAATACGGGGCTTAATGCCTTCGACGCTAAGGCTACTGTCTTCACCTTGAACACGGATGTTCATCAACGGCTTTTTAAGATCTAGCGGTTGGATTGTTTTAAGATTAACTGTTCCGCCGACAGACCCTTCAATGGTCTTGGCTTCGGGGGCCTTAATAACTTCCACAGAGGAAATGATTGCAGGGTTTACATCTTCAAAGCTTATGCCGTTACGACCGGCGCCAGAACCGACTGAGGAAATACCATTAATTTCAACGCGGTTAGAGTTTGAACCCCGAATCTGTACGCCCGTACCAACACCGGCTGTACGCGTGATTTGGATACCTGTGATATTTTCTAGAACTTCGGCAAGGTTTTGATCAGGAAGCTTACCAATGTCTTCGGCGCGGATAACTTCAATCAAGCTATCGGCATTGCGTTTTTCAATCAGCGCATTTTCAAGAGAGGCGCGAATACCCGTAACGATAATCTCGTCCTCTGGGTTATCTTGCGCCATGACAGCTGTTGATGTTGCCATCATTGTAAGACCCGTACCAACGAGCAATGATAGCCGGAGCCATAATGCACGATTCTGACGTGCGGGTTGTGTTGAGTTCGACATAATTTTCCCCTGTGGTGAATAATGTTAGTATTATGACATTTTTATTGTAATTTATACCAATGAATGGAGCCAATCGCCCCCTTCTGTCAACCACTTAATTAAACCAATATACATTAAATTGGTCCTACCAATTTAATGTCTGCATGTATTTAATGCTTAAGATATTGAAGGGTCGCGAGAGATAATGACGGCTGACCTAATCAAAGGACGCCTTAACCTCATAAAACGTGGCCTGCGCATAGTCATCAGCGCGACCTGTATTGTTTTGATTATAAACGCCCGCTTTGAAATACATGAACTCGTCAGCGGCATCATATCCGCTGCCCGTTTGATCGATTGTGTGGGCGGCTATAATAGCTCCGTCCTGAATGATGCGCACGTCAATGAAATTACCTCGCGCCTTAATCTCGTAACTAAACACCTCATCAAGCGGAATACCGTTCATTGGGTCGTCTTTGTAATTCTTACGCTCGCCAATTAAATCATAATAAATATCATCGCCGCCAGAAGGTTCGTGGGATGCAAAGATAACGCCGTTTTTATGCCCCGCGCGCTTACGATAAAAAAGCTTCACAGGTTCGTCATGCTTGGCATGTATCTGCCCAATAACAATAACGCCGTGATGAATTTTCTTGCCGCTTTCCGTTGTGCGGTCTATTTTCAAGGTCGCCGTCAGCGTTCCGTCCACGGCGCCCGCCTTATCTTTGGCTTTTTGGGGTGCAGACGAAAAGACCCAATTGTTCTTGTTAGGCGTGCCGTCATTATTGCGTGTCGAAATACTGCTGTCGCCACGACGTAACATGCCGCGCAACTCTGACCGCACATTCTTGGTATTCTTAGATGTTGTCGGCCCTTTATTAGGGGCGCGCATGACCATCCCGCCATCATCGCCCGTGTAGAACCACGGCTTCATGGTAAAGCCGCCCGCAAGGTCTCTTTCTTTTATATTATCCGCCTTGCCGTCTTTGTTTTCATCAACAGGCACGCTGAGCGTCCAGCCGAGTAAATCAAAATTTTGACCGGGCGTAAAATCTGGCGATAAACCGTAGCCGCCTGATTCGCGGCTAATGAACCGCGTGCTGGTCTCGGCCTCGCCGTCTACAGGGGAAACATCGAAATCATCAAATCGCGCGCCCTTGTTGCGACCGCTAGCGAAGACGTAAACAAGGCCCGTGTCGTCACTCTCAAATGTAACCGATACCGGTGACCATTTTTTGGCTTTCATATTCGCGTCAAAAAATATTTCTTTCCCGACCTTAACCCCAATTACGCCGCTACCCTTTATATGGGCCGAAAGCGTGTAAGGTTGGTTTGGAGCCAATTGTATGGCCTGTTGGATATTGCCGTCTTTACTTAAGATTTTTACCGATTTTTCGCCCAAAAAAGCATCGCCCGATATGGAAACGTCTTTACCGTTAGGGTCGTGTTCTGCCCATGCGCCAATACCCGCTTCAAAACCACCATCCGCCATTAAAGCTGTTTGGGCAATAGCAAGAGAGGACAGGCCCAAAGAAAGACCTGCCCCCAAAATTAAAGATGATAGTCTGCGGCGCATTTAGCGCTGCACGCGACCAGAGCCGTCGCCGCCCATGAGGTTTTCAACCTCGGCCCGTGACACGCGGTTATAATCACCCAGTATGGAGTGTTTCAACGCGGATCCCGCGACCGCAAACTCAAGGGATTGCTGACGGTCCTCATAGAGGTTCATCCCTGCAATAAAAGCAGACGCAAAGCTATCGCCGCCGCCAACGCGGTCAACAATATCTGTCAGTTCGTATTTCTTAGACGATAGAAAGCCGTTTTTACGGTCACGCATACAAGCGGACCATCCATTGATATTGGCATTAACGGCCGCGCGCAGAGTAATGGCGATCGTCGACATGCCCGGATAAATATCCAGAACTTTTTGCGACAATTCTTCATACTTTGATAAATCGAGATGTCCGCTTCCGCTTTCAACGTCGACGTCGACTGAAATACCCAGTGATTTCTGGCAATCTTCTTCATTAGCAATACCCACATCGATAT from Fretibacter rubidus encodes:
- a CDS encoding cisplatin damage response ATP-dependent DNA ligase; the protein is MERFSQLLDDLYFTNSTKAKEAILATYLLETPDPDRGWALAAIAGTLRFDLFKRNLTKTMMAERMAPFLFDISRDYVGELSETVALAWRPNDDAKRLNRLPSLSDVITEFRARDKDGIKDYLAELLDNMTPPQRWALLKLGTRGLRIGMSARSVKRTLANMNDVDVQVIETLWHGIEAPYQTLFAWIDGAGDIPDISDVLTYSPVMLAHPIEDKDFARISPTTHQAEWKYDGIRVQIASNENGAKLFSRKGDDISRSFPDLLEAVNFHGVLDGELLIHVDGTIGRFNDLQQRLNKKAPTKALMNKLPAHMMAYDILQHGAENLQVLPLAQRRAKLEALIASQNENRFSLSDVLDFQTPDDLSKLRDDATQTGGLIEGIMIKDKTSSYVAGRPKHAWYKWKREPFLLDAVLMYAQRGHGKRSSFYSDYTFGLWHDDGRLLPIGKAYFGFTDEEMKDIDKWIRVHKLQRFGPVQEVKKELVFEVAFDSAHESPRHKSGYALRFPRIHRIRWDKPAGDADKLAALAALVGT
- a CDS encoding peptidyl-prolyl cis-trans isomerase; protein product: MREQAPSDDSYSIVVTVPQVERMVGLWTKTWGRPPSDQELQGLVRDHIKEEIYYREARRLGLEQNDVVIRRRLRQKMEFLSADIIDDVIPDEATLRAYYNANQRKYSQSAVFDIDHIYYKANQKSRAKTDLVTLSLSGRSDSMGDSIALPPTLDDADERQIARVFGSQFWTEIQNLPEGIWRGPVESGFGLHLVKINKTDDGGPRPFDSVKDAVARDWQSAEKLKAQNKSFETLMSNYNIDIEMPSE
- a CDS encoding HupE/UreJ family protein, which codes for MAHEIRPGYLEVNEHVVTASDTTTFSYDLVWKAPIRMGVPLAVSPEFPTDCVLSSNVERKNSGNAVISRYGVSCDTTIRGSVISFNGLDATLTDVLVRFQPHAGKQQTLRATASTPFVTLAVKPSRWDVAQTYFILGVEHIWFGFDHLLFVLGLVLLITGARRIIETITAFTLAHSVTLIATTLGWVSLPIAPVEAVIALSIVFLATEIIAKHPNEDRFAERYPWIVAAAFGLLHGFGFASALSNIGMPEQDVPTALLTFNLGVEFGQLAFVAVLLIALFVIQKMKIRRFTEIAASYYIGALAMFWLIQRVI
- a CDS encoding ligase-associated DNA damage response exonuclease; the protein is MNASVENWMQVKPQGLYCAPADCFIDPHDAVDRAVITHGHADHARAGHGAVFATPETIDIMRTRYQEASVAGGVPLPYGTRQDLGKGVTLWLAPAGHILGSAQAVLEYDSKRVVISGDFKRHPDPTCPPFEVVPCDVFVTEATFALPVFKHPPLEDEIAKLMRSLTTLPDRTHMVGVYALGKCQRVMLALRAAGYEYPFYIHGALKKLTELYESYGFDFGDWIPVSEISVKDRDMLRGKIVLCPPSALADRWSRRMPDPLLTMASGWMQIRARARQRRAEMALIVSDHADWDDLIETAVATGAPDVWITHGRVEALEYALRARGINAKALNLIGRDEEAD